AACCTATATAGAACACTTGGAACTGTGACAGCTGAGGTCTGTGATGGCAGAAAACATGCTGTTCTGATATATAGGATTCTTATGATAAAGGAAATCAACCGAGCTATTGTCGGTATTAGAGGATGCACAAAAATAGCCTCCATATTAGAATTCCCATGATGCTTTTAAAACTGATAGTATACTTTTATTTAAAGCTGTGAAAGTATTGTAATGTAGACATGTTCCCTCAATAGCTGCATTAGTTGACATCGTTTTTGATATGGCGCTGATAACTTCAGTTGTGCCGAAATGCTATAGTTTTTGTCACCAaagaattattattttttgggtaatgtatcttttttttttttttgtgggggaCTGAAATTCTTCAATTAAGTATATCAGTTCATAATCAAGCTATTAACTTTAATTGTTAATCTCTGAACAGAACCATGCCCCAAGGGTTGGATTCTTGGCCCTAATAAGCGGAAGTGCTTTGCTTATATTAGAAGCCCCAAATCATGGAACGAGTCAGAGACCCATtgtaaaagttataatggacaGTTAGCAGCACTCGCTACATCTCAAGAACTGATCTTTGCTCAAAGCCTATGTGTTGAAACCATCAGTGGCTGTTGGGTTGGAGGAAGAGGTCTCAACTCTACCGCTGGTATTGGTTGGAGTTGGTCTGATAACAGTTCATACTGGAATGTATCTCTCTTTCCTGGAAAACCCCTTCAATCCGTTTGCAGTAATTTGTCTTGTCACACCAAAAGTTCTGTCGATGTTTGTGTATTGGTGACTAATGGATCACTCTTGATTGAGAGGTGCCACATGTCTCATGCTTTTATATGCATGGCTGATTTAGGTAAATGTCACAACCAAATCATGGTAAGCTTCAATCTTACAATTCCTAATAAACTTATTAGTACATTGCTCCTGTTTTTTTCAGGGAACAGATGTTTCCACATGCATTGCCACAGAGAATATCTCATTATCCTTGGAGTTGTAAGTGGGTTGATCCTCTTCACGACATTAGCTGTAGTGATTTGGCTTCTTGCAAACAAGCGGAGCAAGAAGCGCAGACGTTCCCGCAAATTATCTAATCCAGCAGCTACTGCATTAGTCCCTCCATCGTGGAAAGTGTTCATGAAAGAGGAACTTCGGTCTATTACAAAGAATTTTAGTGAAGGAAACCGTCTCTTGGGAGATGCCAAGACAGGAGGTACATATGGTGGGCTTCTACCTGATGGTTCAAGGGTAGCGGTGAAAAGATTGAAGAAGTCTAGTTTTCAAAGGAAAAAGGAGTTTTATTCTGAAGTTGGAAGGGTTGCAAAGCTTCATCATCCAAATTTGGTGGCAGTGAAAGGCTGCTGTTATGATCATGGTGACCGTTACATTGTTTATGAGTTCATAGTTAATGGTCCCTTAGATAGATGGCTACACCACATACCAAGGGGTGGTCGAAGCTTAGATTGGGTGATGAGAATGAAAATTGCGACAACTCTTGCTCAAGGAATTGCGTAAGTTACATATTACTTTTTCTCTTTTCGAATATGGACATTTAAGTATCTGAGTGCATTCAGTATCATCTTTTATTGGTTTTATATCTAATTTAAAGGCATTCTCATGATTAGTTAATTTTGCCAAGGTGGTATTGTCATTGTTCACATGAACACTGGAATCCCGTAGTCTCTATAGATGGCACCATTTTCTTGCGAGTGATTCGTATTTTTGCTACAGTTGTCTGAAAATCTTATTTGGCTTCTCTGTTTGCCATTCATCATACTCTGACATTTAGCATCTTCTTGCTTCATTGTGTTTGcagttttttttgttctttttccaGAATATAGTGTTTTACTTACATATCCCCTTTTATATTAAAGGGTTTCTGTTTTGTGAAATTTATATCAATAATCATGTGATCATCATTTCTGTTGGCCATGATCCAATTTCTCGACCAAAGTGAACACCAGTTGAAATGTACAAGGATGCTATTCATTAGAATGCATCTTTTCACATGCAACTTGATTCAACAATTTCAACCATTGATTCTTTAAATTCCTATGCAAGAATTATGTTTACAAAAAAGCAGCCAAATCCATGATTATTTGGTCATTGAAAATGTGTAAACAATTGTAGTGGGAGGGAGGGACTCCTAATATCCTATTGGCGGTTTTACCTACCGCTCTAGTATCAGGCTCACCCACCCGCATTTTTATATTTTCCTATTAACAGAGCATGTAAACACATGCTGTTAGGCTGAGAAGGTGTCCAAAAAAAGGACCAAATCAGTAAAATCCGATACTTGGGATCCGATTATGccctcagctctctctctctctctctctctctctctctctctccctctctctctatgtattcataaaaaaaaaaaaaaaaacttttgggGAAAAGGAGCATTGCTTGGTACCATAATCCTTTTAGTCATCGAGCTTAAACCTAGTGTTCTTACAGagcaaaaactttttttttttaacaatataACCTGAAGtgggtaaaaaaaaagaaaaaaaaacttgatttGCTGTTGAAAGTTTTACGATAAAGGCATTGTGAAAGCAAAACAATCGATATTTTGAGGAACttgcccaatttggaaaattcATGAGTAAACTGATAGGGAAGATCCTCTTGTTCAACACCATTGTTAAGATTGTAACAGAGATTCCATCATTACTTCTTGTCCTTGATAATTCTTATGATGCTTTAGCCTATGAGACTGTCTGGATTACTGTCTGGCTACGATGGAATCGTGCAAACTGTTTTCTGTTTAACtggtgtttttttattttacaacaGGTTCCTGCATGACAAGGTTAAACCCCATGTTGTGCATCGTGATATCCGTGCTAGTAATGTACTTCTTGATGAAGATTTTGGAGCCCATCTGATGGGGGTTGGTCTTTCAAAGTTTGTGCCATATGAAGTGATGCATGAGAGGACAGTGATGGCTGGTGGCACATATGGATACCTGGCCCCAGAGTTTGTGTACAGAAATGAGCTTACAACAAAGAGTGACGTTTATAGTTTTGGTGTGCTACTGCTTGAAATTGTAAGTGGACGTAGGCCTGCACAGGCTGTTGATTCGGTCGGTTGGCAGAGTATTTTTGAGTGGGCAACACCTCTTGTGCAAGCTCATCGATACCCAGATCTCCTGGATCCGCACATAACTGCTTTTTCTTCTGATATTCCAGAGGGCAGTGTGATTCAGAAAGTGGTCGACCTTGTTTATGCTTGTACACAGCATGTGCCATCAATGCGCCCCAGAATGTCTCATGTTGTTCATCAACTTCAACAGTTAGCCCAGACTCCCATTCTAAAGTAGATTTTCAGTTAAAATTGATTGCTTTGTAGAAGAAATGAGAATTTGGGATTTTGATCCCCGGTTGTTCAGTGCCACATCTGACCAACTAGTGTTCAGTGCTAACTAGCTTAGATGCAATACAATCAGTAATTTAATAATTGTTAAAGATCTGAATGAGCTTATATTGGCTGCATGTATTTGGAGTTGCCGGTGGGTGATAAGGATCAGAATCTTTGTATAGatttagttttttgttttattaccttcttttcctttttattttttttatttctgcaGCTTGCATAGAAACTGAAAACTTATATTAAACATTAGTAAAAATCGTCCAAACATTGTCTGAATTTTTTCAGACTATTAACTTTCATActtatattttaaaaaatatcaaaattgtACCTGACGATTTAAGCGAGACCCAATACTtgtacctagcaacagtaaaaACGTTGAACTCCATTAACTTTTTAAGGGTATTCTCATCCCTTCACTTGAACCCTAGTCCTTTAACCCCAAATTGATCTCAAGAACCTTAATTTTGTCCCTTCTTAGTGTCGGAGCCGGAGATGTCCGCCAGCTCGACGACAAAGACAGCGATGGTGTGTGGTTTGGTGGGTTTTTCAAGGGACTCGCTGAAGAGGTGACCTAGCAAGAAAGACAGTGACGGCGACGAGAGAGGTGTCGGCGGCAATAAAGGGACGGGGTTGGCCGAAGCGGGAGGTGCAGCGATCACTGTGGCCCATCCGAATTGGATTCCGGCAGCAATTGAGGCCACCAGAATGATCTTTCTCAGTGGGTTTGATTGGGGTGGTGTTGGCTTATTCTTCTGGGTTAGCTACAATTTCAAGGTTCTCTGTCTTCCATCCCCAAATTCTTAGTCGGGCCTCTTCTTTCCTGGTTGAGTTTTTAGGTTAATCACCATGAAGGATTTCAAAGCATGTGAAAGATGTTAAACTTCCTCCGAGCGTCTTGAACCAATCGATCGCCGAAGCGGGTCGTCGGAACCGCGGGCAAACGATGGCGGTCGAAAGCTTCAAGGGCTTGTCCAAGGTTGTGTTGTATAACCATATTTGACAGGCTCTCAATCATGGCCTTTCTTTAGCAAAAATGAAGGATTTCTTTGTGCATGTTCTGTTGAGACTAAATTCTACTATATTTTTAGTACTTTTCTCactacattttgcttagttattctcttaacaatatcatttcttacttgttttgtgtttttaggtagttttgagttTGGAAATGGAAGACAGAGTTATTTGCGCAGAAATGataagaaatggagaaatgaagttttcccagttctaccaggagaaggaatcccagttgaagtaggaatcctaatgcaactaggagtgagcttggaaaaatgatgttcggaaatgaagaaatgacagagtcccgGTTGGACTAGGAGACCTGATGCTGCTAGGAGATCTGGTAAGACTAGGAGATGttgtgtcttgaagatgactcaagatagtttAAGATTGTTCTAGAATAAAGAAGAATTTCGGCAATGTTAAAGAATAATTTCGAATTGGCCCATTTTGGGAGAGTTTGGCCCGAAGTTTGAAGCATGTGAGTCACATGAGtttctagatccttcttgacGTTTTGGAGGAGTCATTAGCCCATTCTACTTGCTCTTGCCGTGACATATAAAGAAGATATTCAAGGATTTTCGGCAAAGAATATTATGGGATTATTTTTTGATTTTCTTGGGATTTTatgagagaaaatagaggaatGAGTATTGATttatgtacctacatgtgctagaacgagcataattagctataatgagccacgctcattgtaccgccagaggtaccgactctcaccaaggggatgacctgcgaagtcacggccaggcgggctaccgctcgagccccagATCGCCTCCAGATCaccgcgccgcgtcaagatagcatcagaagctcctgacgctgggaatcgaagcacatcagtcccacatcggaaacaagaagaagatcaacctcttcctcacctataaaaggttctctcctctctcctcattaattacgcaattactactcatttattgttatgctgcgcatatacagtgactgacttaggcatcggagaagtgaagaccgcccaacgcggtctccctctgacgccctgtctatcgtgttgcagctaacaggaatcacctaatcctaggagtagcggtccgcccaccggacccgcgttaagcaaggaatcggctaccgccggacttgagcattaacaattTATGACTCTACATACAAAGGAGGCGGAAATTGAGTCTACATACATGGAAGAACTCGGCAATTGAAGGTTAGTTGCTCTCCACTCCTTATTCTATTTTTCTATTGGCCGAAGTGATGCAATTcaagagaaattcaagggaaCCCTAGCCCTTTCCGttcactatataaaggaggtttgtgaagacattctacacaccacaaaattcagaatcaaataCACAAACACTCCCCTTTCTCTTCCAAGGTTTCGACAACTTCAAAGGAATCTAAAGTTCAAGATCGTGAAGTATCCCTTCatccattcaagcatccttgccgtagctctcatccattccaccaccttttgaagcttcttgcgttcttgaagatcaaaaagtgtaaccatgaacacaTCTCTATGTTTTCGGTTTTGTATAAGAATATTATTTCGGGTTTTATGGAAATTGcgattttattttctgttttggttcTTTGATTTGCGATTTCTTGTGTTGATGAAaaattgattttagatatgtagttttcgaatactaggaagcatgttttaggtttttcaaATTAAAAAGTTGCGATTTCAATGTGTTCTTGCATAATTGTTAATTTCGAGCTTCAATCCCAATtgttatgtgttaattgatctttgaaTGCATACTTAGGTTGACGAACAtataattgaatccatattaaggtgctagcattctaggctttaataatttcggtggaaaacctaaaattacttaggtaaattagcaatgagtcttgcatgcttgattagcgttctaacttgtgttcttaccttgaattgatcaaactttcaATGTGTTTACTGCGTTAagagtgtttttgttagtgattagctaccactagtcATTGCATGATTAATTGGGTTAagtatggtgcgttcatctagttaatttaattaagggaagtaaaaagaactttgtatgcgttcatctttgttcttgattgattctatgcttggatatattttgattcatgatttgatgtttgaaaccttgccaatGTGTTAGTAGTAGTTAATTACATCTAAATTCGTTCCATTCATATAAATTGTACTTGATTCTttgttttgatgtgtcacatgtGTATAATACTTAGttgttaaattaaataaaatcttaAATCCCCTCTTGtatttttcgtaaatattatgtatatattctctttaatttgttttgctaACGTTTcatttttcaggaattaattaGGCCCTAGTCCCCAgttgagaacgatccctacttattcttactatattgatagggttttaaattgatatactAATTTGTGTACGTCATGTTCATTGGCTGAAACTACAGTACTTTAATTATCACCATTTGAATGCACAGTTGGTGAAGCCTACAAGGTGATAAACTCACAGTTGATTGGAGTAATAAACTATCCATGTCTAAGTGACTAAACTAGTGCAGTGTTGGGCTAGTCACCTCAAGCCTTCCTTCTTCTGGCTTATTCACTTCTTCTCCTGTGGATTTGAAGTGTTTTTGTTTCTCCATCTGTAAAAGGGCTGCAGCCCTTGTTTGTTGTTGCCTGGTTTGTTGTGGAAGTTGGTGTTGAGGAGTGTCAAAGTGAAAGGAGAAAGGAAGCAGGAGAGGGTTTTGGGCGCCATCACCGCCATGGCCGTTAATGGGTTTGGAGGATTGGTGATGATGTTGATTTCAACTAGGACAGGAAAGAAGGgaaggaaaagaacaaaaaaaaaaaaaaaaaaacagctccGTTGCCGGGAGTCGAACCCGGGTTGATAGCCAACCAAATTGTGCTATAGCGGATTTGGAGTGTAGTATTGGGATGAATACTGAACGGACAAAAATATCCTTGAAAAATTAATGGAGTTAACGTTTTTACTGTTGCTAGTTACCAATATTGGGTCGAGCTTAAATCATgaggtaccattttgatattttttaaaatatagGTATGAAAGTTAATAGTccggaaaagttcagacactgtttggagGATTTTTCCCAAACAACAAGGACTACAAAGGACCCAAACTACATAGTACTCCTTTACAAACTTTTTATGCTGCTTTTAACATCTTCACAAGTTTCTCTAATTTGAACCCTAAACCCCCTACTAAAGTCCATCCTTCTTATCTTATTAAATGGTATCCTCCAGACAAGGACCATTCAAAACTAAATTTTGGTGGTTCTGTTGTTAACAATTCTTCTAGTGCATGAGGTTTTGTcttttgtgattttgaagaaaatcTAGTTCTAGCTGCTTCTAAAAGTCTAGGAAATACAGAGATTGTTTTAGCTAAAATTTTAGCTCTTAGAGCTAGCATGCATGTTGCTGTGTTGCATGGTTTTTTCAATCTAGAAGTTGAAGGTGATTCCAAATTCCTTGGAAGCTTTTAACTCTGATTAAGGACGTTGAAATCGTAGCTGCTCAGCTGCAAATCTCATCTTTTAAACATGTCAAAAGAGAAGCCAACTTCCTCGCAAATGCAATTGCTCATAATGGTCATGGTTCTCCTCCCCAAGTTTGGATtgattctcttcctctctccgcAAATCAAGTTTTTCTCTTTGACTCTATTGGttctttataatttttctttctttatcaaaaaaaaaaaagggaccacAAGGCTCAAATAAACACAACCTAAGCCACAAACCAGACAAAAGAAGATGGTGCCACTGCGATGAAATTTCACATGAACTTATCTTCAAACCAGATTCGATGAGCTTAAGGGGTCACCTGTCAATGACAATTCTGAATAAAGAATAACAAAGAGTCTAGTTCCAGAGACTAAATACCAATCACAAATCGCGTCCACAATGAAGAACATCTTTCGCCACCAAAAGGAGCTGGAAAAAAAACCAAGAGTAGGACATAACATAATCCACAAATAAATAAGAGTAAAAGAAAACATAACATAATCCACAGAAATCTAAAGGACAGTTACCCAAAGGGTAGATAATCTGATGTTGCACTGACGGGTGTTGACTCATATGTCCTAGAGGGGAACCCCGCTTAAACCATTGAACCGCAGTGCAAGGCATGTGAAAAAAGTTATTGAAAATGATGAGATCAAAGAATGAAATAGATCTGAGAGAAAAACTGGACCTGAAAATTGAAAGATTGGACTGAAGCGGACACATCAAAGAAAAGACCAAAAGGgaataaagagaaagaagaagaaaataagaaaagcaAGGGAAAAGGATGTATCAAACTTCAGATTTGGACAAACCCAAGAAAAAACCACCTATGGAGGGCGGAGGAAGCATCACTGACCTTCAAACCTATAGAGgtgggaaaacctaaggaaaaagaaaaatggatgcAAAGAACTACCTTTGGTCAAAGAGCTTCTATTCTCAATGTAGTAGTACCTAAGAGTTGATAAAGGGATACCTCTACCTTTGGTCATGAGGCATTCAAGATCTATGGTCAGCCCAAAACAGGTTTCGGAACTATGATTATAGTAGGCCTGTAAGTGCACATTGAGGGAAAGTAAGCCCTTTCAACAAAAAGTATTGATAAAATGATATTATCGGGTTTTTGGTATGAAGATCATGAGTAAACAAGATGACTAACAAAAGGAGAATGTATGTGGATTGAACTGTTACAAGTATCAGATCATATATTGGAATGTACATCTAGGGCCACCCCTATAGATTTTTGTTTAGGTGTGTGTTACGAGATTTATTGATAGTACTACGCGAGACGTTACTTTTGTTTACGAGACTTGAAACGTGATTGTAGAAGATTAGAACAAATAGATCGCAAAACACCACTTGAATTAGAAAATCTGTTCTTATTAATTAGAGGCCGTTCTAGAGGCCCGTTCTAGAGAGGACGtccttactttaagaatttgaggatttttactattttacactaGTATATGATCTAATTCAATGATTCTAACCATTGATTCTTTAGGGGGTGGTATTGTATTTAGATTTgggcagactttttttaaatgacagacttcttaaaaagtccacagactctttaaaaagttgatagactacTATTGATTTCTCAAaatcattgattttagcaacaaactttttattgattcatgaaaatctatatactttattatgaatgacttttaTAAATTTCATAGcacatataaaaataaaaacaaaaaacaaaaccaatgtaGCCCAAACGCAAAACAAGATAAAACTTGTTGCCATTTCAATGGTCAAATATCTTCTAGtaaaaattgactcaaatgaatgattattactctgtctagctagtttgttctcattcctaatctcctaaTCAACATAAAGATACAATATCGATCAATAGATGTTTATGGTTATTTACTctcattaattttattttcgcttattaacatatatcataacaatattgatcaatgtcttgaactataatcaatcaattaaaattcaattgttcaagttTTCTTTGAACCATAGTATAAGTTCTAATCGATAAGAATATGTAATAAAATTCAATATTTCATAGCAACACTATTCAAGGTTTTAGGGGCAAACCAcaatatttgggttttaaggtttcataaatcatttttattgctattagggttccaagtatcactattgaaaaacaaaacaaaaatcacattcaagtAACTAGAATGAACATattgggtatcaaaaaatattgatatcataaaagactaaagaaaagataataataaaaaaaaaagatgatggAGAACCAACCTCTCCGCGTGCAGAAAGAAAAACTTTGATAGAatttttcaaatctttggtctggcggctgaaaaattattggagtttggtatgtatattTAACGCTACAAAGTCTataattatccatgattttctaattccataagtatgaatgatattttgaatacctctgtactt
Above is a genomic segment from Rosa chinensis cultivar Old Blush chromosome 3, RchiOBHm-V2, whole genome shotgun sequence containing:
- the LOC112193260 gene encoding C-type lectin receptor-like tyrosine-protein kinase At1g52310, whose product is MVLMEGKLQLVLLLIVCGSCVSDKGHTDLVDSRTEESKEPCPKGWILGPNKRKCFAYIRSPKSWNESETHCKSYNGQLAALATSQELIFAQSLCVETISGCWVGGRGLNSTAGIGWSWSDNSSYWNVSLFPGKPLQSVCSNLSCHTKSSVDVCVLVTNGSLLIERCHMSHAFICMADLGNRCFHMHCHREYLIILGVVSGLILFTTLAVVIWLLANKRSKKRRRSRKLSNPAATALVPPSWKVFMKEELRSITKNFSEGNRLLGDAKTGGTYGGLLPDGSRVAVKRLKKSSFQRKKEFYSEVGRVAKLHHPNLVAVKGCCYDHGDRYIVYEFIVNGPLDRWLHHIPRGGRSLDWVMRMKIATTLAQGIAFLHDKVKPHVVHRDIRASNVLLDEDFGAHLMGVGLSKFVPYEVMHERTVMAGGTYGYLAPEFVYRNELTTKSDVYSFGVLLLEIVSGRRPAQAVDSVGWQSIFEWATPLVQAHRYPDLLDPHITAFSSDIPEGSVIQKVVDLVYACTQHVPSMRPRMSHVVHQLQQLAQTPILK